GGACGAATGCACCTGGGGCACCGGTGTGCCTCGGACCGGCGGCGTGCATTTCGTCAGGGTCTGGTTCGACGCCGATGTAACGGACTCCGGCGTCGGCGAACGCCGTCGCGAAGTATCCGGGACCACCGCCCACGTCGAGCAGTGTGCGACCGGTCGGCGGCTCCCCGTGGCCGGCCAGCCAGAGATCACCGACCATCGTCGCGGTGTCGGCCGCCAGGGCGTTGTAGAAACGTGCCGGATCTGACTGCTCGTAGCGGAATTGCGACAGCAACCGCAGCGAGCGGGTCAGTGTCGCCCGGCGTGCAAAGACATCGGTGATATGTGAGGCGACGGCCACCGGCCACACCCTACGCACGTCAGCTGTCCGCTGTCCGCTCCTGTCCACGCCTTTCGCGCCGCCCACGATGTCGATCAGCTGGGGCGGGTCTCAGGCACCATCGACTGTGCCTCTACGGCTTTGGTCGTGCATTCTGGGCGGTCGACAGGTCTTGGATTCAGCCGCCGGTACACACTAGGCGCCGCCGGTACACACTCGGCGCCGTGCCACCACCTCGCGCCGCCGGGCGGCGCGCATCGTCGCCAGGCTAGGCTGGCGATTGATGTCTGAATTGCGTTCGGTGTTGCTGCTGTGCTGGCGCGATACCGGGCATCCCCAGGGCGGTGGCAGCGAAACCTATCTGCAGCGCATCGGCGCGCAGCTGGTCGCATCCGGTGTCGAGGTCACATTGCGTACCGCCCGCTATCCCGGGGCGCAGCGACGTGAAGTCATCGACGGGGTGCGGATCAGCCGCGCCGGTGGCCGCTCTTCGGTGTACGTATGGGCGCTGGTAGCGATGGCACTGGCGCGGTTCCGGTTGGGCCCGCTGCGCAGGGCGCGGCCGGACGTGGTCGTCGACACCCAAAACGGTCTGCCGTTTCTTGCCCGGCTCTTGTATGGGCGTCGCACGGTGGTGCTGGTCCACCACTGCCATCGCGAGCAGTGGCCGGTGGCCGGTCCGGTGCTCGGTCGGCTGGGCTGGTTCGTCGAGTCGAGGTTGTCGCCACGGCTCAACCGGTACAACCAGTACGTGACGGTGTCGTTGCCGTCGGCGCGTGATCTGGTCGCTCTGGGTGTGGATAACGGGCGAATTGCGGTGGTCCGCAACGGAGTCGACGAGGCGCCGGCGCAGACGTTGTCCGTGCCGCGAGCGGCCACGCCGCGGGTGGTGGTGCTGTCGCGGCTGGTACCGCACAAGCGGATCGAGGATGCGCTGGAAGCCGTGGCGGAGCTACGGCGACGAAACCCGGGGATATCGGGTCTGCACCTCGACGTGGTCGGTGGCGGCTGGTGGCGGCAGCGACTCGTCGACCACGTGAACCGGCTCGGCATTTCCGACGCTGTGACTTTCCATGGTCATGTCGACGACCTCACCAAACACCATGTGCTGCAAAGCTCTTGGGTGCACCTGCTGCCGTCGCGCAAGGAGGGGTGGGGTCTGGCGGTGGTCGAGGCGGCCCAGCACAGCGTGCCCACGGTCGGGTATCGATCCTCCGGCGGTCTGTCCGACTCGATCATCGACGGGGTGACCGGCATCCTGGTCGACAGCCACCGCGAACTCGTGGACCGGCTCGAACAACTGCTCTCCGACCCGGTACTGCGCGATCAACTCGGCGTCAAGGCGCAGGTGCGCAGCGGCGAATTCTCTTGGCGACAAAGCGCCCAAGCCATGCGCATGGTGCTCGAAACGGTGCTGGCCGGCGAGTTCGTCAGCGGCGTGGTGTAATCCGCGAGACTTCATCCTCGGCGATCTGCGCGGGCGTGTCGACGCACCCAACAGCCGGCCATGCCTGCCCCACCCACCAGCAACAGGCAAAGCCATGCCCAATGCGCAATCGTCGTCGCTCGTAGGCGGCCAGCCGGGACACCACCGCCCGAGCCGCCGATCCGATACAGCGCCAACTCGCCGTCGCGGTAGGCCGGCGTCAGCCGCTCGAGCGTGCGCGCGGCCGCACCCATATCCCCGGCGCTGTCCGATTCGACGACCACCCAGCCGACCCCGGCCCGCGCCAACGCCGACGGATCGGCTCCGCGCAGCAGCAACTCCTGCACCTCGCGGGCGTGAGCGCCGTCCCCGGGAACCGTCACCCCGGAAATAACCAGATCGCCCGTCGTCAGCACGTCGGCGCGGACCCAGCGGGGCAGCGGATCGAGCGCCGGCGCCGGCCCCGACCAGGAAAAGCGCCGCATGGTGCCGGCGGGCAGCACCGCGACAGTCCCCGGCTGACGGTTGATCGCCGCCGCGACGGCCGCCCACCCCGGCGGGTAGTGCACGGGTGTGACCCTGCCCCACACGCCCCATGCCAGGTCCGGCAACGCCAAGACGAGTGCCACACAGCAGACCAACCCCGCCACGGCAGGCCGCGACCAGCGTGCCAGCGTCACCACCGCCCCCGCGCCGCACACGGCGTAACCCGGCACCGCCAGCGCCACCCACTTCTGTCCGTCCCGCAGCACGCCCAGGCCGGGTGCGGCGTCAACCATCGCGGTCAGCACCCGCAGCCCCGGGCCGGCGGCCAAAGCCGCCGGCAGCAGCACCGAAACCCCCGCCAGCACCAGCAGCGGCACCACGGTCGGACGACGCGCCGCGGCGGGCAGCCCGACGGCTACCACGGTGAGCAAGACCGTGGCGGACAGCACCGCGAAAATCGTGCTGCGCGAGCCGGGTACGGCTTCGCCATTCCACATTCCGCCGAGACTGGCCAGGCTGGCCAGCGTGCCCAGGCCGGGTTCGGCGCGTGGCGCGAACGCGCTGACGCCGAGCCTGTTCGCCGCGGTGTGGCTGGCCAACGACGAACCGAGGGCCGACGCCGTCAGCCAGGGCAGCGCGCCGACCACCGCAATACCCAATCCCGTTGCGGCGCAAAGCCAACGGGGCCGGCCGTCACCGGGCGCGGCCACACAGGCCAGGGCAACCGTGGCGGCGAGCAGCAGCCCGGTCGGGGTCAGTCCGGCCAGCGCCGTCCAAAATGCCAGGGCGAAAAAGCCGGATCCGCTCAAGCGCAACCCCAGCATCGCCGTGGCAACCCACGGCAGGCAGCCGTAGCCGAGTAACAGGCTCCAGTGCCCCTGCAAAAGCCGTTCGGCGACATAGGGATTCCAGATCGCGATCGTGATCGCGACGAACTGGCCACCGGCTCCGGCCGTCGGCAGCACCATCGTCACCAGGTGGGCCGCACCCCAGCCCGCGAACCAGAGGCCCAGGACCAGCAATGCCTTCACCACGATGCCGCCGTCGACCAGATGCGACGCTAGCGCCACCGCAAAATCCTGCGGCGTCGCGCGGGGCGCCGCGGTCAACCCGAGGGCGGTGTCGGACAGATACGACCGCGGGGTGGACACCGCGTCGCGCACGAGCAGATATCCGGGTCGCAGTAGCGGCAGCACCACCAGCAGCGCCAGAGCTAACGCATAGCCCGGTCGCAACCAGCGCACGTCGACGCGTTAAGCCCGTTCCGAGGGGGGAGTCTCAGGCGGTCCGGATTCCGGTGGCGGCTCGGTCGAGGCCGACGGGGGCGGCGGCGACTCCGCCGCGGGTGCGGCCGGGTCTGCCGGCAATTCGGGACGCTGGGTAGGCAGTTTCTCCGTCTCGGCTTCGGCTCCGGGCACAGGTTGCTCCAGCCCGGCGCGCCGGAAGTAGTCGGTGTCGTCGCGGTCGAGGCCGGGCTCCGTCAGGGCGCTTTCCGTGCGCAGGCTGAAGGACGCGAGCAGGCCACCACCGACCAGCGCGATCAAGCCGACGGCAGTGAAGGTGATCGGCAACACCCGCGACCACAGCGCCAGCCGGTCGCGCTCGTCGCGGGCGGAGTTCACCTGGGATTCGACGGTCTCTTCGGTGGAGGTGACCTTGTAGTCGGCCAGCGTCACCTCGGGCTTCATCGCCTCGCGCGCGTAGTAGTGATAGGCGCGTTCGGTTTCCTTGACGATGGTGCCGGTCACCGGGTCCACCCAGAAGGTTCGCTGCGCGGCGTAGTAGCGGTTCATCGTGATCTGTTCGCCCGGTTCGCCCGGAACGCCCCACATCGCCGCCGTCGTGGTGATCTTTCCGTCCTCGTCACCGGCGTACAGCGACGGGTACTTGATCGGCGCAACCAACTTCCCGTCGGAGCCATAGCCCACGTTCTGCGTGAAGCGGTAGGTGGTTAAGCCGTTGACGTCCTCTTGGCTGTCGTAATTGGCGTCGAACGCCTTCTGCGCGATCGGATCGAAGTAGGGGTAGGACTTCTTCTCGGTGTGAAACGGGAAGCGGTAGGCCAATCCTTCGTGACGTAGCGGGATGGCGGTCGGCGGGCTTTCGTCGTTGAGACCGCGCGGCTTCTGGACCGCGCCGCCGGTGTGGGTGTCGTCGGAGACGGCCATCGCCGTCTTGCGGTTAAGGGTGACCGTGTCGACGATCGCCAGCAGCAGACCGGTGTCCTTCTGCTTGTCGGTACGCCGCACCGAGGTGCCGACCTGGAGGGTGACCACATCGGCGTTGGCCGGCGATTCGACAGTGACCTGCTGTTGGGACACCAGTGGTACGTTCTGGTTGACCACGACGTGATCACCGGACAAAGATGCCGAGTCGAGCGCCGACCCGGTGCCCTGCCTGATCAGCGTGGCATCGATATCCAGCGGTATCTTGGCGATCCTGCTGCTGGTATAGGTGGACAGCAGCAGTGCGGCCATCAGCAGAGCGGCTCCGAGCCCGATCGTCCCTAATGCGGCCATCCGCAACATGACTGCTCGGTTCACGTTGCCGTGACCTCCTTCTCAGACCATGGACTCGTCAGTTGCGATCCGCTCCGACCTGACCAAGCAGCGAGGCAAAACCCGTTTGACCCTAACAGCAGAATGTATTGCCCCGGGCTGCCTACCTGTCCCACTTCGCCGGTGTACCCCATTCGCGCCTCGGCACACGGGCACACTGTGATGGTGACCGATAGCCGGCAAGTGGGCGGGACGCGCAGCTTCCTGCCCGCCGTCGAGGGTATGCGCGCATGCGCGGCCATGGGCGTGGTCGTCACCCATGCCGCATTCCAGACCGGGCATTCCAGTGGCGTCGCCGGCCGGCTGTTCGGCCGATTCGATCTGGCCGTCGCGGTGTTTTTCGCGCTGTCGGGATTCCTGCTGTGGCGCGGACACGCGGCGGCGGCGCGAGCTGCCGGACCACGCCCGCGTACCGGTCACTATCTGCGATCGCGGGCGGTCCGCATCATGCCGGGGTACGTGGTGGCCGTGGTCGTGATCCTGTCCCTGCTGCCCGACGCCGATCACGCCAGCCCGACGGTGTGGCTGGCCAACCTGACGCTCACCCAGATCTATGTGCCGCTCACCCTGACCGGCGGCCTGACTCAGATGTGGAGCTTGTCCGTCGAGGTCACGTTCTATCTGGCGCTGCCGGTGCTCGCGTTGCTGGCCCGCCGCATTCCGGTCGGCGCGCGGGTGCCGGCGATCGCCGCCCTCGGGGTCGTCAGCTGGACCTGGGCTTTCATCCCCGTGCACACCGATCCCGGCACCAACCCGCTGAACTGGCCGCCGGCGTTTTTCTCATGGTTTGCCGCGGGAATGCTGCTGGCCGAGTGGGCGCACAGCCCGATCGGGTGGCCGCACCGGCTGGCGCGCCGCCGGGTGCTCATGGCCGTCGTGGCGGTGCTCGCCTACCTGGTCGCGGCATCACCGCTGGCCGGTCCGGCGGGCTTGGTTCAGGGCACGGCGACCCAATTCGCGGTGAAGACCGCGATGGGCGCGCTGGTGGCGTGGGCGTTGGTCGCGCCCCTGGTGCTGGACCGACCGACGACACCGCACCGGCTGCTCGGCAGTACCGCCATGGTGACGCTGGGGCGGTGGTCCTATGGACTGTTCATCTGGCACCTGGCCGCGCTGGACATGGTGTTTCCGGTGGTCGGCATCTTTCCGTTCACCGGCCACCTGCCGACGGTGCTGGCGCTGACGCTGATCTTCGGTTTCGCCATCGCCGCGGTGAGCTATGCCCTGGTCGAGTCGCCCTGCCGGGAAGCGTTGCGCCGGTGGGAGAAACGCGCCAAGCACATCGAGCCGCAGGACGTCGACCGGGAAGCGGACGCCGTCGCGCCGTAAGCGCCGTACGGCTACTCGTAAGCGCCCTGCCGCTCGAAAATGCGCCGCGGGTTGTCCACAAGCATGGTGTGCAGCTGCTCGTCGGTGACACCGCGCTGCTTCAAGGCGGGAATCACGTCGTTGTGGATGTGCAGGTAATTCCAGTTCGGGGCGGCGACCGGCAGCAGCGCTTCCGGCAGCGCGTCGAAGTAGCAATTGGCGTCGTGTGAGAGCACCATCTTGTCGGCGTGACCGCGCTCGCACATCTGCGCCACGATGTTCACCCGGTCCTCGAACGGCAGGATGACGTCGAGGCCGAACCGGTCCATCCCCAGGTAGGAGCCGGCGGCGATGAGTTCTTCCAGGTAGCCGACGTCGGTGCTGTCGCCCGAATGCCCGATGACCACCCGGCTGAGGTCGACACCCTCCTCTTCGAAGATGCGCTGCTGCTCCAGCCCGCGCCGCAACCCCGCGTGGGTGTGGGTGGAAATCGGCACCCCGGTGCGCTTGTGCGCCTGCGCGACGGCGCGCAACACCCGCTCGACACCGGGGGTGATGCCGGGTTCGTCGGTGGCGCACTTGAGAATGCCGGCCTTGATACCGGTGTCGGCGATGCCCTGCTCGATGTCGCGGACGAACAGGTCGGTCATGGTCTCCGGGCCGTCGAGCTGTGTGCCCGGTCCGAGATAGTGGAAACAGAACGGCACGTCGTTATACGTGTACAAGCCGGTGGCGACGACGATGTTCAGCTCGGTCTGCGCGGCCACCCGGGCGATGCGCGGGATATAGCGGCCCAGGCCGATCACCGTCAGGTCGACGATGGTGTCCACGCCCCGGGACTTCAGCTCGTTGAGCCGGGCGACCGCATCTGCCACCCGCTTGTCCTCGTCTCCCCAGGCGTCGGGATAGTTCTGCACGACTTCGGTGGTCATGATGAACACGTGCTCGTGCATGAGCGTGACGCCGAGATCAGCGGTATCGATGGGCCCGCGGGCGGTATTGAGTTCTGACACGTAGCCGATGCTAGGTCGCCACGCCAGTCAGCCAACAGTGCCGATTTGTCGGCACCCGGTAACAACGACGGCGGTCTTGCAGTACGGTCTACCCGCGTCCATTTCCGAACACATTCGAATCCGCCCGGGAGCCACCCTCATGCTGCTCAACCCCAACCGCCTGCAACGCAAATATCCCGACCGCCGCTCGGCGCAGATCATGCAGGCCACCGTGGACTTCTTCGAGTCCCGGGGAAAGGCGCGCCTCAAGCACGACGACCACGAGCGGGTGTGGTACTCCGACTTTCTGGACCACATGGGGCGGGAACGGATCTTCGCTTCGCTGCTGACGCCCGCGCAGTACGGCGCCTCGGACGACTGCCGCTGGGACACCTACCGGATCAGCGAGTTCGCTGAGATCATCGGCTTCTACGGGCTGAGCTACTGGTACCCGTTCCAGGTCACCGCCCTGGGCCTGGGCCCGATCTGGATGAGCGACAACGAGGACGCCAAGCGCAAGGCCGCCGCCCAGCTCGAACAGGGCGAAGTGTTCGCTTTCGGCCTGTCGGAGCAGGCCCATGGCGCCGACGTGTACCAGACCGACATGATCCTCACGCCATCTGAGCACGGCTGGGTCGCCAACGGCGAGAAGTACTACATCGGCAACGCCAACGTCGCCCGGATGGTCTCCACCTTCGGCAAGATCGACGACTCGTCCGGCAACCCGGAGTACGTCTTCTTCGCCGCCGACTCCCAGCACGACCGCTACGAGCTGAAGAAGAACGTGGTCAACTCGCAGAACTACGTGGCGAACTACGCGCTGCACGATTATCCGGTCACCGAGGCTGACCTGCTGCACCGCGGCATGGGCGCCTTCCACGCCGCGCTCAACACCGTCAACGTGTGCAAGTACAACCTGGGCTGGGGTGCCGTCGGCATGGCCACCCACGCCATGTACGAGGCGATCACCCACGCCGCCAACCGGCACCTGTACGGCACCGTCGTCACCGACTTCAGCCACGTGCGCCGGCTGCTGACCGACGCCTACGCGCGGCTGGTCGCGATGCGGCTGGTGGCCACCCGAGCCAGCGACTACATGCGTAGCGCGTCGGCGGACGACCGGCGCTACCTGCTATACAGCCCGCTCACCAAGGCCAAGGTCACCAGCGAGGGTGAGCGCGTCATCATCGCCCTGTGGGACGTCATCGCGGCCAAGGGCGTGGAGAAGGACACCTTCTTCGAGACCGTGGCCCGCGAAATCGGGCTGCTGCCGCGGCTGGAGGGCACCGTCCACATCAACATCGGGCTGCTGGGCAAGTTCATGCCCAACTACCTGTTCGCCCCCGACGCCGCGCTGCCGCTGATCTCGCGCCGAGACGACGCCGCCGACGACACCTTCCTGTTCAACCAGGGCCCGACCGGCGGCCTGGGCAAGGTGCGCTTCCACAATTGGCGGGCGTCGTTCGACAGCTACGCCCATCTACCCAATGTCGCGCTGCTGCGCGAGCAGGTCGACGTGCTCGCCGAGATGCTGGCGTCGGCCACCCCGGATGCCGCCCAGCAAAAGGACATCGACTTCGCGTTCGGTGTGGGACAGCTCTTTGCGACGGTGCCCTACGGCCAGCTCATCCTGGAAGAGGCCCCGCTGTCGGGTGTGGACGAGGCGCTGATCGACGAGATCTTCGGCTTGCTGGTCCGCGACTTCAACAGCTATGCCGTTGAGCTCAACGACAAATCGGCCACCACGGACGAGCAGGCGCGGTTCGCCATGCGGATGATCCGCCGTCCCGTCCATGACCCGGCGCGCTACGACCGGATCTGGAAGGAACACGTGCTGCCGCTCAACGGCGCATACGAGATGCGGCCCTAAGTGGCGGACGCATCGCTTCAGGCCAGGCGCTTACCCAAATCCCGCTGAGGCCGGGCCGGGTAGCTCTCCGACGATGTTGACCGGGGGCAGCGGCGGGTGGTGCTGACGCTGAGCCGAGCTGGGCGCGCTTGACTATGACGCACCTCACACTAGAATGACCAGTGGTCATCGATGCGAGGAGGCGTATGCCGACGGTGACATGGGCGCGCGTCGACCCGGCTCGCCGGGCGGCCATCGTGGAAGCCGCCGAGGCCGAGTTCGGGGCACACGGGTTTTCCAACGGCAGCCTGAACGTCATCGCACGGCGCGCGCGGGTCGCCAAGGGAAGTCTGTTCCAATACTTTGCCGACAAGCGGGACCTGTACGCGTTCATCGCCGACATCGGCAGCCAGCGGGTGCGTTCGTACATGGAGAACCTCATCCGTCAGCTCGATCCCAGCCGGCCGTTCTTCGAATTTCTCGCCGACCTGCTCGACGGCTGGGTCGCCTACTACGCCGAACACCCCCGCGAGCGTGCCCTTCATGCCGCGGCGACGCTGGAGGTCGACACCGACGCCCGCATCAGCGTGCGGAGCGTCATTCATCGTCATTACCTGGAAGTGCTGCGGCCGTTGGTGCGCGATGCGCAAAACCGCGGTGACCTGCGCGCCGATGCCGACATCGACGTGTTGTTGTCCCTGCTGCTGCTGATCTTTCCGCACTTGGCGCTGGCGCCCTACATGCGCGGTCTGGACCCCGTGCTGGGGCTCGACGAACCCACGCCCGAGCAGCCGGCGCTGGCCGTGCGCAGGCTGGTCGCCGTGCTGGCGGCGGCCTTCTCCCCGAAACTCTCCGCGGAACTCGCCTCGGAAATTGAGGAGGTCACATGACACGGACACGCTCGGGCTCGCTGGCCGCCGGCGGCCTCAACTGGAACAGCCTGCCGTTGAAGTTGTTCGCCGGCGGCAACGCCAAATTCTGGGATCCGGCCGACATCGACTTCTCCCGCGAGCGCGAGGATTGGGATCGGCTGACCGACGCCGAACGCGACTATGCCATCCGGTTGTGCGCCCAGTTCGTCGCCGGTGAGGAAGCCGTGACCGAGGACATTCAGCCGTTCATGGCCGCCATGCGGGCTGAGGGGCGCCTCGCTGACGAGATGTATCTGACCCAGTTCGCGTTCGAGGAGGCCAAGCACACCCAGGTGTTCCGCATGTGGCTGGACTCCGTCGGCGTCACCGGGGACCTGCATGGCTACCTCGACGACCTGCCGTCCTACCGGCAGATGTTCTACGACGAACTGCCGGAATGCCTCAGCGCGTTGGCCACCGATCCGTCGCCGGCGGCCCAGGTCCGGGCATCGGTGACCTACAACCACATCGTCGAGGGCATGCTCGCGCTCACCGGTTACTACGCGTGGCACAAGATCTGTGTGGAGCGCGGCATTCTTCCCGGCATGCAGCGGCTGGTGCGGCACATCAGCGACGACGAGCGCCGCCACATGGCGTGGGGCACCTTCACCTGCCGGCGCCACGTCGCCGCAAACGACGCCAACTGGACGGTGTTCGAAGAGCGGATGAATGAGCTCATCCCGCTGGCCTTGCAACTTACCCAGGACGGCTTCGCCCTCTACGGGGACCCGATGCCCTTCGACCTGTCGGTGGAGGAGTTCATAACGTATTCCAGCGACAAGGGCATGCGGCGCTTCGGGACGATCAGCAGCGCCCGCGGCCGCCCGGTCGGCGAAATCGACCTCGACTTCACGCCGGTGCAGCTCGAGGACACCTTCGCCGAGGAGGATGAGCGCGCCCTGGCCGCGGCCTCGGCCTCGGCCTAGGCCCCGGGTCGTCCCAGACCCTCGAGGCCCCGCCAGCAGACGCAGAATCGCACAACTATCGCGGTGCTGATGCGATTCTGCGGCTGCTCGCCAGCGGAAGGTTAGCCGACCCAGACGGCTTTGGCGTTGCAGAACTCGCGGATCCCGTGTCCGGAAAGTTCCCGGCCGTAGCCGGATCGCTTGATGCCGCCGAAGGGCAATTCCGGGTAGGACACCGTCATGCCGTTGATGAAGACCTGCCCGGCCTCGATCTCGTCGACGAAGCGCTGTTGCTCGGCGTTGTCGCGGGTCCAGGCGTTGGACCCCAGCCCGAAGGTCGTGGCGTTGGCGATCTCGATCGCTTCGTCGATGTCGGCGGCACGGTACACCGAGGCGACGGGCCCGAAGACTTCCTCGGTGTAGAGCGCCATGTCCTTGGTGATGTCGGTGATCACCGTCGGGGGATAGAACCAGCCCGGCCGTTCCGGGGCCTTGCCGCCGCAGCGGATCACCGCGCCGGCCGCCGCGGCGTCGTCGACCTGTTTGGCGATCTCGTCGCGGCCCGACTCGGTGGCCAGCGGACCCACGTCGGTGTCCGGGTCGGTCGGGTCTCCGATCCGCAGCGCAGCCATCCGCTCGACGAACTTGTCGACGAAGGCGTCGTAGATGTCGGTGTGCGCGATGAACCGCTTTGCGGCGATGCAGGATTGGCCGTTGTTCTGCACCCGGGCGGTGACGGCCGTCTTGACCGCCTCGTCCAGGTCGGCGGAGGGCATCACGATGAACGGGTCGCTGCCGCCGAGCTCGAGCACGGTGGGCTTGATCTCGTCACCGGCGATGGCGCCCACCGACTGGCCGGCCGGTTCGCTGCCGGTCAACGTGGCCGCGGCCACCCGCGGATCCCGCAGGATGTCTTCCACCGCGCTTGATGGGACCAGCAACGTCTGGAAGCAACCGTCGGGGAACCCGCCGCGCGCGATGACGTCGGCGAGATACAACGCGCACTGCGGCACATTCGACGCGTGCTTCAACAGACCCACGTTGCCGGCCATCAGGGCGGGCGCGGCGAACCGGACCGCCTGCCACAGCGGGAAGTTCCACGGCATCACGGCCAGCACCACCCCCAGCGGTTGGTAGCGGGTGTAGGCCCTGGCTGCCCCGACCTTCGCCGCGTCGATCGGCTCGTCGGCGAGCAGCGCTTCGGTGTTCTCGGCGTAGTAGCGAAATCCCTTGGCGCACTTGAGCACCTCGGCTTTCGCCGAGGCCAGCGTCTTGCCCATCTCGAGCGTCATCACCGCCGCGGTCTGGTCGGCCTCGGCCTCGAGCAGGTCGGCGGTGGCGTTCGCCCACCGGGCGCGCTGCCCGTAGCTGGTGTGGCGGTAGTCGGCGAACCGCTCATAGGCGCGCGCGATCGCGGCGTCGACTTCTTCGCGGGTCGCCGGTGTGAAGATCTTGACGGTCTCTCCGGTGGCGGGGTTGATCGAGGCGATGGGCACGGTGACATCCTCTGCTGGTGGTCTAGCGGAAGGTTCCCCGCCCAGCCTGCCACTATCGTGGCCAGTGTGACTACCGCCGCCCAACTCATGGTGAAGTGCCTGGAAAGCGAGGGGGTGTCCGTCGTCTTCGGGATACCGGGCGAGGAGAACATCCGTTTCGTACAGGCGTTGGCCGCATCGGACATCCGCTATGTGCTCACCCGGCACGAGCAGGCGGCCGCGTTCATGGCCGAGATGTACGGCCGGGTCACGGGCCGCGCCGCGGTGGTGTCGACGACGCTGGGACCGGGCGCGATCAACATGCAGCTCGGCGTCGCGGACGCGACCACCAACAGCACCCCGATGGTCGCGATCTCGGCGCAGGTGGGTCACGACCGGGAGTTCAAGGAATCGCACCAGTACGTCGACCTGGTGTCGATGTTCGCCCCGATCACCCGGTGGGCCGCCGGCGTGCCCACCGCGCGCGCCATACCGGAGATGTTCCGCAAAGCGTTCAAGGTCGCCGAGACCGAACGCCCGGCGGCGGTGTACCTGGCGGTGCCCGAGCATCTGGACGCCGACGCAGCCGACTATTGCGACCTGGCCCCGTTGCCGCGCAATGTGGTGCGCGCCGACGCGCCGGCGGCGGGACAGGTCGCACGCGCCGTCGAGATCCTGCGCGCGGCTCGCCGGGCCGTCGTGCTGGCCGGACATGGCGCCGCCCGTGGCGACGCGACCGCGGCACTGGTCCGGTTCGCCGACGCGCTCGGCGTGCCGGTGGCCAACACGTTCCACGGCAAGGGCGTGATGCCCGACGACCACCCCAGCAGCATCGGCACCATGGGGTTCATGCGGCACGACTACGTCAACTTCGGGTTCGACGACGCCGACGTCGTGATCGCCGTCGGTTACGAGCTACAGGAGTTCGACCCCGTCCAGATCAACCCGGGCGGCGACAAGAAGATCATTCATATCCACCGCTTCCCGGCCGAGGTCGACGCACACTATCCGGTCGCGGTGGGGATCATCGGCGACATCAGCGCCTCCCTGGATGCGCTGACGGACGCGCTGTCCGGCCACCGCTTCGACTGCGGCACCGACATGCCCGGATCCGGCTTACTCGAAGAAGAATTCGCTCGGGGACAACAGGATTCGCGTTTCCCGCTGGCACCGCAACGAGTGGTGGCCGACACCCGGGCGGCGCTCGGGCGCAACGACGTCGTACTGGTCGACACCGGGGCCACCAAGATGTGGATGGCCCGGCTGTATCCGACGTACCAACGCAACACCTGTCTGATATCAAATGGCTTGTCCACCATGGGCTTTTCCCTGCCTGGGGCCATCGGTGTCAAGCTGGCCCGGCCGGACGCCAAGGTGCTGGCCGTCGTCGGCGACGGCGCGTTCCTGATGAACTCGCAGGAAATCGAGACCGCCGTCCGGGAGCGGATACCGCTGGTGGTGCTGATCTGGGAAGACGGCGGATATGGGCTCATCGAGTGGAAGATGGACCTCGAACTCGGCGAACACTATTACGTCAAGTTCGGCAATCCCGATGTGGTGAGCTACGCGAAAAGCTTTGGCGCCAAGGGGTATCGCATCACCAGCGCCGAGGAATTGCTGCCGACACTGAAAGCCGCGCTCGAGGACGACGGTGTCGCACTGATCTCCTGTCCCGTCGACTACTCCGA
The nucleotide sequence above comes from Mycobacterium pseudokansasii. Encoded proteins:
- a CDS encoding acyl-CoA dehydrogenase gives rise to the protein MLLNPNRLQRKYPDRRSAQIMQATVDFFESRGKARLKHDDHERVWYSDFLDHMGRERIFASLLTPAQYGASDDCRWDTYRISEFAEIIGFYGLSYWYPFQVTALGLGPIWMSDNEDAKRKAAAQLEQGEVFAFGLSEQAHGADVYQTDMILTPSEHGWVANGEKYYIGNANVARMVSTFGKIDDSSGNPEYVFFAADSQHDRYELKKNVVNSQNYVANYALHDYPVTEADLLHRGMGAFHAALNTVNVCKYNLGWGAVGMATHAMYEAITHAANRHLYGTVVTDFSHVRRLLTDAYARLVAMRLVATRASDYMRSASADDRRYLLYSPLTKAKVTSEGERVIIALWDVIAAKGVEKDTFFETVAREIGLLPRLEGTVHINIGLLGKFMPNYLFAPDAALPLISRRDDAADDTFLFNQGPTGGLGKVRFHNWRASFDSYAHLPNVALLREQVDVLAEMLASATPDAAQQKDIDFAFGVGQLFATVPYGQLILEEAPLSGVDEALIDEIFGLLVRDFNSYAVELNDKSATTDEQARFAMRMIRRPVHDPARYDRIWKEHVLPLNGAYEMRP
- a CDS encoding TetR/AcrR family transcriptional regulator, encoding MPTVTWARVDPARRAAIVEAAEAEFGAHGFSNGSLNVIARRARVAKGSLFQYFADKRDLYAFIADIGSQRVRSYMENLIRQLDPSRPFFEFLADLLDGWVAYYAEHPRERALHAAATLEVDTDARISVRSVIHRHYLEVLRPLVRDAQNRGDLRADADIDVLLSLLLLIFPHLALAPYMRGLDPVLGLDEPTPEQPALAVRRLVAVLAAAFSPKLSAELASEIEEVT
- a CDS encoding R2-like ligand-binding oxidase; amino-acid sequence: MTRTRSGSLAAGGLNWNSLPLKLFAGGNAKFWDPADIDFSREREDWDRLTDAERDYAIRLCAQFVAGEEAVTEDIQPFMAAMRAEGRLADEMYLTQFAFEEAKHTQVFRMWLDSVGVTGDLHGYLDDLPSYRQMFYDELPECLSALATDPSPAAQVRASVTYNHIVEGMLALTGYYAWHKICVERGILPGMQRLVRHISDDERRHMAWGTFTCRRHVAANDANWTVFEERMNELIPLALQLTQDGFALYGDPMPFDLSVEEFITYSSDKGMRRFGTISSARGRPVGEIDLDFTPVQLEDTFAEEDERALAAASASA
- a CDS encoding NADP-dependent succinic semialdehyde dehydrogenase, whose translation is MPIASINPATGETVKIFTPATREEVDAAIARAYERFADYRHTSYGQRARWANATADLLEAEADQTAAVMTLEMGKTLASAKAEVLKCAKGFRYYAENTEALLADEPIDAAKVGAARAYTRYQPLGVVLAVMPWNFPLWQAVRFAAPALMAGNVGLLKHASNVPQCALYLADVIARGGFPDGCFQTLLVPSSAVEDILRDPRVAAATLTGSEPAGQSVGAIAGDEIKPTVLELGGSDPFIVMPSADLDEAVKTAVTARVQNNGQSCIAAKRFIAHTDIYDAFVDKFVERMAALRIGDPTDPDTDVGPLATESGRDEIAKQVDDAAAAGAVIRCGGKAPERPGWFYPPTVITDITKDMALYTEEVFGPVASVYRAADIDEAIEIANATTFGLGSNAWTRDNAEQQRFVDEIEAGQVFINGMTVSYPELPFGGIKRSGYGRELSGHGIREFCNAKAVWVG